The stretch of DNA GTCCCGGCCGGGTTCCGCCGGGCGACCCGGTCCCCGGTGCTCAGCAGGGGTGGACGGCCCAGACGTTGGGCTCGGTGTAGCGGCCGGTATCGGCGGCGCGGTCGATCTCGACCGGGGCGAGCGCTCCGGGGACGGTGTAGGAGCCGGTTCCGGGGAACGCCATCCCGGTCCACTCCTCCCATTCGGCGACGCTGCCGGTGACCTCCATCGACCGCTCGCAGGGGTGCAGCAGCCGGGCGCCGAGCCTGCGGTGCACGCGCAGCCAGGGGTCGAACGGCCCCCCATCGGGGCGGGTCCAGGCGGCGTACTCGGCCATCGGGATGAGCGGGTAGCGGTCCTTGAGGGTGGGGCGCAGCGGGGCCAGCAGCGCGGAGAGCCCGCGGGCCGCGGCGTTGTCGCGCAGCGCGCGGGCCGCCGCCGAGCTCAGCCCCTCGCCCTGGCGGTCGGCGGCGACGCCGATCAGCAGCGCCGAGGCGACCGTGGCGGCCCGGCCGGCCTCGCGGTCGGCCATGCCGGCGGCCAGCGCCCAGTCGAAGCCTTCCTCCGGCAGGTCGGCGTCGGCGCCCTCCCAGTGCAGCGGGATGCTGTTGCCCTTGGCGACCACCTGCCCGTCGTCGTCCAGGACCAGCACCTGGTACTCCGGGAAGAGCTCCACCATGGGCTCCCAGAGCTCGGCGGCGACGGGGTCGTGGTCGACCATGGCGGGGACGGCGTTGAGGTCGGGCCGGTACTGCTCGTCCAGCAGGTCGGGGCGTTCGGCCAGGGTGACGGTCTGCATGGGGGCAGCCTCGCAGAGCCGGTCCGGCCGGGCGAGTGTTTTTCCGCGCGCCGCACCGGCCGCGGTGCCGCCCCGCGGTCCTCTCAGAGCCCGTCGGGTATTCGGGTGGTCGCCCGGTGCACCGCCGCAGGGCCTCGAGGACCCGCCGGGCCGCAGCGCCGGAGGCGGCGCCGGCGGTCGGCACGGTGGCCTTCATCGGCCTGGTCGCCCCGCACGCCGCCCGGATGGCGGCGGGGTCGCGGGCGCACCGGATGCTGCCGGTGGCGGCCCTGTTCGGCGCGGCGCTGCTGGTGGCGGCCGACACCCTGGGCCGGGTGCTCATCGCGCCGGCGGAGATCCCCTCCGGGCTGCTCGCCGCGCTGATCGGCACACCCTACTTCGTATGGCGGCTGCGCCGGGGCTGACCGCCCCCGCGGTCGAACACGGCGGGCACCCGGCCGAACGGTCCGGCAGGCCCTCGGCGCCCGCTCCCGCTGAGCGCCTGCCGGGTATGCGGCCGGCCGCCCCGGGTACTCGGCGGCGGGCCGCCCCATCCCACTCGCATCGGGCCCTCGGCCCCGCGCCCACCTCGACGAAGACGGCACGCCGCCCGCCACCGCCCCTGCGGGGCGCCCGCAGCGGACGAGGTGGCGTCGGGCTCAGGCCCGCCCCGGCCCACCGGTCTTGCGGCCCGGGGTGCCGCCGGCGGTCGGCGGCGGGGCGGGTCAGGCGGCGGCCGGTTCGGGGGCGGGCTCGGGCGCGGTGCGGCGCAGGCCCTTGAGGGCGAGCACCGCGCCGGCGGTGACGGCGGCGCCGATGACCAGCGCGAGCAGGAACATCAGCGGGTCGCCGATCAGCGGGGCCCCCAGAGGCCGCCGTGCGGGGCGCGCAGCGAGGCGCCGAACGCGGCGGTCAGCGCGCCGGTGGCGGCCGAGCCGGCGACCAGCGCGGGGATCACCCGCAGCGGATCGGCGGCGGCGAACGGGATGGCGCCCCGCCTCCCGGGCCGCCTCCGCCGGGGAGCGGGCGGTCAGCCGCGCGGTGCGTCCAGCGCGAAGCGCGGGGTCAGCGGGCGGCCGCCGGCGGCCAGGTCGGCGGCGCTCTCCCCGATCAGCGGGGCGAACTTGGCGCCGTGCCCCGAGCAGGGCGAGCAGACCACCACCGGGCCGGAGCGGTCCAGCACGAACTCCTCGTCCGCGGTGGAGGTGTACAGGCAGGTCGCCTCGTTGAAGGGCTCCGGGTCCAGCCCCGGCAGCCAGCGGCGGACGTAGCCGGCGACCCGGTCCCGGGCGCGCGGGTCGACCCGGCCGGTGCGGGTGGCGGGGGTGACCGGCGGACTCAGCGGGTCGCGGTACTCGGCGATCTTGCGGCCGTCGCCGGGCCCGCCGTCGCGGCCGCCCGGCAGGCTGTAGACCACCGGGTCGGCGGTGTGGTGCACGACCGTCGGCGCGCCGGCGGCCAGCCCGCGCCGCGGGAAGTGGAAGACCTGCTGCTGGGTGACGGTGAGCGCGGGGAGCGCCACCAGGCCGCCGAGCAGCTCCGAGGTCCAGGCGCCGGCCGCCGCCACCACGCGGCGGGCCCGCACCGTCCCGGCCGCGGTCTCCAGCCGGACCCGGTCGCCGTCGGCCTCGATCCGCCGGACGGGGGTCTCGGGGTGCACCGAGCAGCCGCCGGCGCGGGCCAGGCCGGTGAAGGCGGCGACCGCGGCGTCGGCGTCGACGGTCCCGGCCTCGGGGTGGAAGAGCACCCGGCCCTCGAAGCGCATGCCGGGCCAGCGCCGCTCGGCCTCGGCGGGGTCGAGCAGTTCGTGCGGCACGTCCTCCCGCTCCAGCACCGCGGCGATCTCCTCGGCCCCGGAGCGCCCGTGGTCGAGGCCGCCGGTCATCCGCAGCAGCGCCCGTCCCGACCGCTCCTCGGCCTCCCGCCACAGTTCCATGGCCCGGCCGGTGAGCCGCACGTGCAGCGGGTCGGCGTAGGCGCGGCGGACGATCCGGGCGCTCCCGTGCGAGCTGCCGTTGCGGTGGCCGATCGGGTACTGCTCGAACAGCGCCGCCGAGCGCCCCCGGCGGGCCAGCGCCCAGGCAGTGGCCGACCCCATCAGCCCGGCGCCGACCACGGCCGTCTCCACCTCGCGGGGAACCACGTCCATCCCGACCTCCGCTCGCTCTCGCCGCCGGGCGGCTCCGGGGCGCCCGTGCCGGCCACCGTAGCGCCCGCCCGCGTACCGGCGGTGAGCGGCACGGCTTTACCCCGCGCCCGCGCGCGCCGATGATCGGGGGGCGCGGCCCGGCCGGGCCGCGGGAGCCGTCCGGCAGACGAGGAGGACCCGTTGGGCGTACAGGTGTGCTCGCTGATCAGCAACGACCCCCAGTCGATCCCCGGAGGGGGCGGCTACCGGCTGCTGAAGTTCCGCTACGCCGGCGAGTCCTACGACCCGTGGCGGATGCACGACCCCGAGCAGCCCGACGGCGGGCGCTCGGCCTACCCCGACGACCGGTCCGCGCTGATCTGGCCGGCGGCGGCCGGGTGGGGCACCCTGTACGCCAACATCCACTGGGCGGCCGGATCCTACGCCGAGCTGCGGGACCGGTTCGTGCGCGACCCGCTCGGGCTGTCCGGGGGCGCCGACTCCACCGCCACCGACCACCGCCCGCCCTCCCCGGGGATGCAGTGCTTCACCAAGGCGCACGGCATCTTCGTCTCCCCCGACACCCCGCTGGCGGTGATGGTCGGACACACCGGGAGCGGAACCGCGACCGTGGTGCACGCCCAGTTCAAACTGGTCATCGAGGCGGTGGCCGAGCCGTGAGGCCGCCGCGGGGCGGACGGGGACCGGCGCGGGCCGCGGCACCGCGCGGGAGGAGCCGCGGATGGCCGGGCTGACCAGGGCGGTCGACACCGGCTTCGGCGGCGGTGGCCCGCCCCGGGAGCGGGCCTGGTTCGACCGGCTCCGCGACCTGGGCTACGAGGGGTTCATCAGGTCGTTTCAAGGACCTGCCCGAGTCAGAGCGGTCTCCCCGGCCGGACGACCCGATCCGGTGACCGGCACGAACGGCGGGGCCCCGGGATCAGTTCCCGGGGCCGGTCGGCCGTCACAGGTCGCCCGAGACCCTCAGGAGGGCCGTCCAAGCCTGCCTGTCGATGGACAGCGGGGCTTGGTCCGGGTTCTGGGAGTCCCCCACCTGCACCTCTGAGACGGCGGGCATCCGGGCGATTACGCAGTTCGATCCGCCCTCGCTGTAGGAGGACTTCTTCCAGGCGATGTCGATCATGACTGCCATCCTGCCAGCAGGTCAGCGATAAGACGACGGGAAGCCGCGGGCTGCATCGCCCGGGTGGCGAGTTCCTGAGCGATACGCGAGTAGACCCCGATCGTCTCGGCGTCGTCGGCCGGGTGACCAGCGACCTTGTCCTCGCGGAAGGCGATCACCTGCCCCTCCCGATCAGTGATCAGCATGAAGCCGCCGTCCAACCCGGGGTGCGCTTCCTCGGAGGACTCCAGGACGCTCACAGAGACTCGGGGGTGGTCGCACATCACCAGCAGATGCCGCAACTGCTCGGCGAGCACCCGGGGGCCGCCGAGAGGCCGCCTGAGAACGGTCTCATCGATGACCGCTTGAAATCGGGGCGGGCGATTCGAGTCGAGGATCTTCGCTCGCTCGAGCCGGGCTTGTACCCGCTCTTCGATCTCGTCTTCGGTGTCGTCCGGCCGCCCCTGCCGGATCAGGACGTAGGAGTACTCGCGGCATTGAAGTAGGCCGGGGAACACCAGGGGTTCCACTCGAACAGGTCCCGGGCGGCCGCCTCGGCCTTGGCCACACCCGCGAACCAGGACGCATAGCTGATGGTCTCCTTGTCGCCCTCCGCGAAGCGGGTGACCAGGACACCGCCGGCGTTAAGGGCCGTGTCGATTCGCTCCGCCGCGCGCCTGGTCGTCCATTTCGTTCCGGCCTCGATACCGCTCACCTGCGACTGCGAGACATGGGCCCTCTCCGCCAACCTGTTTTGCGTCAGACCTGCGCTTTCCCTCAGCCGCCGGACTTCTTCGGAGAACCGCAACCGCCGGTTGACCACCGTTACCTCCCCTGTATCGCCGACTATCTCTATCTATCCGACATTTTCGCTGTTCAGAGTTAATCCTTGCTCAGCGGTACCGGGCGGTCAAGACTCGGGTCATGGACGATCGGGAACGAAAGCTCCGGGAACTCCGAAAACGATTCGAGGGGAAGTGGCTGATCCGATGCACCGCCAACCTGTGGATAGCGACTTCCGCCGACATCCTCGCGCCCTACGAACCGACGATCACCGAAATGGACGTCGACCGCTTCATCGATCGCCTGGAGAACCCTCGGGGAAAAGGTGACTCAGCGGTGCACCCGATCCTCAAGATGGTGGGAGGCTGGGAACAAATCGGTGACGGCGTGTACAAGATCGACAAATGCTGAAGCCTCAGGAGACGGCCCCGGGCGCGGCCCCGGGGCTTTTCTCTTGCCCCAGGCGACCGCGCATGCCGCGGCACGCGGCGGACCGGAACGCCGCACACCGCGCAATTCCCGGACGCCGCCGCGGGCGTCACGCGAATCCGCGCGGCGGAACGCACCGACCGGTACCCGCCGTGCACCCGGAAAGCGGGCCGGAGGTCCGCCGGATGGTCCGGGGAAACCCGCTCCGCGATCACCCTGTCCGCGTGCACCGCCCCGGCCGCGGAGAGGGCGGGCCGTGGCTCGGCGCGCCGCCTCGCGGGCCGCACCGGGCGGCCGCCCGCATCCCCGACGGTCCCTCAGCCGCCGGAGGGCGCGGTCAGCAGGCCCAGGTAGAGCGCGCGCAGCACGGCGCGGGTGCGGTCCTTGACGCCGAGCTTGGCGAGCACCGTGGAGACGTGGTTCTTCACGGTGCCCTCGGCGAGGAAGAGCGCGTCGGCGATCTCCCGGTTGGTGAAGCCGCCGGCCAGCAGCCGCAGGATCTCGGTCTCCCGCGGGGTCAGCGGCTCGGGGGCGGGCAGGTCGGCGAAGCCGTCGGGCTCCGGGCTCGCGCCGACGGTGCGCAGCAGCCGGTCGGTGAGCGTGGGCTGGACCAGCGTGTCCCCCTCGGCCAGCGCCCGGACCGCCCCGACCAGCTCCTCCAGGGTGACGTCCTTGAGCAGGTAGCCGCGCGCCCCGGCGCGCAGCGCGCGCAGCACCAGCTCGTCGTCGTCGAAGGTGGTGAGGACGAGCACCGGCACGGCGCTGCCGGCCTCGCGCAGCGCCTCCAGGGTCGCGATGCCGTCCCGGCCGGGCATCCGCAGGTCGAGCAGGAGGACGTCGGGCCGCTCCCGCTCGACGGCGGCCAGCGCCTCGTCGCCGTCCGCGGCGCGCCCCACCACCTCGATCTCCCCGCTGAGCGCGAGCAGGCTCTCGATGCCCTGGCGGACCAGGGTCTGGTCGTCGGCCACGCAGACCCGGATCACGTCGGCACCGCCTCGCGGGCGGGCAGTTCGGCGCGGACCCGGAAGCCGTCCGAGCCGTCGAACCCGACGGTCCCGCCGAGCGCGGCCACCCGCTCCCGCAGGCCGCGCAGGCCGTTGCCGGGCACGATGCGGCCGGCCCCGACGCCGTCGTCCCAGGCCTCCAGGCGCACGTTTCCGCCGTCCGCGGTGAGCCGCACCCGCAGCTCGTCGGCGCCGGAGTGGCGGATGGCGTTGGTGGCGATCTCCTGCACCGCGCGCACCAGGGCGACGGCGCACTCGTCGTCGACGTCGATCCCCGGGTCGACCTCCAGGACCGCCCGCGGGCGGGGGATCCCGTCCAGCACGGCGGCCAGCGCCGCGCGCAGGTCGAAGGAGCGGTGCCGCTCGCCGCCCACCACGGAGCGCACGTCGGCGAGGAGTTCCTTGGCCAGCCCCCGCGCCCGGACCACGTGCTCCCGGGCGGGGCCCTCCGCGCGGTGCACGGCGATCTCCAGTTCCAGGGCCAGGGCGGTGAGCTGGTGGCCGAGGACGTCGTGCAGCTCGCGGGAGATGCGCAGCCGCTCGCGGGCCTGGCTGGACTCGGCGAGCAGCGCCGAGGCGCCGCGCAGCTCCACGTGGGCGACCGAGAGCGCCTCCAGCGCCTCGGCCGCCCGCTGGTGGCTCCAGACCATCGCCCCGGTGCCCACCTGCAGCAGCCCGTAGAGGAGCACCACGACGAGCGTTTCGGAGGGCCGGGCCGCCTGGTCCACCAGCGGCCCCAGACCGGAGGCCGCGGCGGCCAGCACCGCGGAGTTCCAGGCGATGACGGCGGCCATCCCGCGCAGCCCGCCGCGCAGCGCGCAGAGCGCGGCGCAGACCACCAGGAGGATGAGGCCCATCCCGCCGCGGTTGGGCGAGAGCAGCACCGCGGCCGAGGCGGTGAGCACCGGCGGGGCGAGCAGCAGCAGCCGGCCCGCGGCCGAGGAGGGGGTGGCGCGCACGGCGGCGACCATCAGCGCGGCCAGGCAGGCGCCGAAGACGGCGAGCCAGGCGGCGAAGTAGGGCCAGGTGGCGGCGGCCAGCACGCCGGCGCCTTCCACCGCGCCGATGAGCAGGCACACCACGAGCATGCTGATGCCCGCCCACATCTCCACCCGGCCGCCGCCGTCGCCGTTCATGCCCCCGACCTTACTGAGCGGTGCCGCGGCGCCGGCAGGTGCCGGAAGTCACGGGTGATTCCGGTGACGAGCGGCAGATGTGCCAGCGGGGCGCCCCTTCCTAGCGTGGGCGGCACCGGGGCGGAGAGCACGCCCCACGTCGGGAGGGGAGGGCGCGGGCATGGCCGCCATCGAGGTCGAGGGGCTGCGCAAGAGCTACGGGGGGCGGGCCGTCGTCGACGGGGTCGACCTGGCCGTCGAGCACGGCGAGATCTTCGGGGTGCTGGGGCGCAACGGCGCCGGGAAGACGACGACGGTGGAGTGCGCCGTGGGGCTGCGCCGGCCGGACGGCGGGCGGGTGCGCGTCTTCGGCGCCGATCCGCACCGGGAGCGCGACCGGGTGCGCCAGGCGGTCGGCGTCCAGCTGCAGCAGACCCACCTGCACATGAGCCTCACCGTGATCGAGCTGGTGCGGATGTACCGGTCCTTCTACGCCGACGGCCTGGACCCGGAGGGGCTGGTCGAGCGCCTCGGCCTGGGCGAGGTGCGGGACACCCGGTACGAGAAGCTCTCCGGGGGCGAGGGCCAGCGGCTGTCGATCGCCCTGGCGCTGGTGGGGCGGCCGCGGCTGGCCGTGCTGGACGAGCTGACCACCGGACTGGACTCCTCGGCCCGCCGCGGCATGTGGGGGCTGATCGAGGGGATGCGCGACGAGGGCATCACCGTGCTGCTGGTCACCCACTTCATGGAGGAGGCCGAGCGGCTGTGCGACCGGATCGCGGTCTTCGACGCGGGCCGGGTGGTGGCGCTGGACACCCCGGCCGGTCTGATCGGCCGGACCGGCGGCGGCGCGGAGGTGTCCTTCCGCGCCCACGCCCCGCTGGACCGCTCGCTGCTCACCGCGCTGCCCGGGGTGGAGGAGGTGTCCGTGCGCGGCGGGGAGGTGGTCGTCTCCGGCGGCGGTGACCTGGTGAAGGAGGTCGCCGCGGCGCTGATGCGGCACGGGGTGCCGGCCACCGACTTCCGCACCCGGACCGCGACGCTGGACGACGCCTTCCTCGCCCTCACCGGGCACCAGCCGGAAGAGCGGGACGAGCAGGGCTCCGACGAGAAGGGACGATGAACGATGACCGGAACCGCCCTCCCCGCCGCCCGCCGGCCCGGCCCGGCCGCCTGGGGGCAGATGCTGCTGGCCGAGGCGCGGATGGTCGTCCGCGACACCTCCGGGCTGATCGTGCCGATCGGCTTCCCCGTGCTGCTGCTGGTGATGAACGGGGTGTCGCAGGACGGCGACCAGGTGCTGCCCGGCGGCGCCACCGTGATGAACGGGATCATCATGCCGCTGACCGTGACCATGGTGGCGGCCCTGGTGGGCGTGGTGAACATGCCGTCCTTCCTGTGCACCTACCGCAAGTACGGGATCCTGCGCCGGCTCTCCGTCACGCCCGCCCGGCCGGCGATGATCCTCGCCGCGCAGATGGCGGTGAGCCTGGCCCAGGTGCTGCTCGGCGTCGGGCTGATGGCGGCGATCGGCGCACTGGCCTTCGATGTGGTGGCGCCGCCGGCCCTGGGCTGGGCGCTGCTGGCCGGCGTACTGCTGATCGCCGCGATGTACGGGATCGGCACGCTGATCGCCGCCGTCGCGCCGAGCGTCAGCGCCGGCCTGGCCATCGGGCTCGCCGCGTTCTTCGCGATGCTCGCCCTGGGCGGCGGGCTCGGCCCGATCGCGAACCTGCCCGAGGCGCTGCGGGCGATCGGCGAGCGGCTGCCCTACGGGGCCGGCAACGCCGCACTGGCCGCCGCCTGGTCGGGCGAGCGTCCGGAGACCCTGCACCTGGCGGTGCTCGCCCTGTGGGGTGCGGTGACCGGCGGCCTGGCGGCGCGGTTCTTCCGCTGGACCTGACCCGGGCCTCCCCGGTGCGCGGGCGCCGGCCGGCCGCTCCGCCTCCCTGCGCGCCGGCCCCGGTCGGGGCCCGCGTGCGGGTGGGGCGCCCCCTGCCGGCGCCGGACCGCCGGCGAGGGGACGGCTCTTCCCCTCGGGACCCGGATCGTCGGCGGGGGTTCCCGCCCACCCGTGCCGGGCCCCGCCGAGCGCCGGGGCGCCGTCTCCGCCCTGCCCGCCCGGAGGCGCGCACCGGTCTCCTCCCCCGCGGGTCCGGGAAGGGACGGCGCCGCTGAGAGACCGTCGGGCATGCGGGTGGTCGCCCGGGGTGTCCGGCCGGGGCCGGGAGAAGCGGCGACCCGGGGCTCGAGGTCGCCGTGACCGCCGCGGGAGGTGCCAGGAGGCCGTCGATGTATCGACCGGTCCCGGCCCGCACACCTGTACCGCTAGGCCCTGTGATGCTTCCGGGTGAGCGGGCGGCCGCGAGGGCGGGCGACGATTCGCCCGAGTCGTCTTGGCCCGGTCATCCCGGGCGGCTGTACGAGCGTGATCGGCGCGGCCGGCGTCGTTCTCGCGACCGCGAGCCCGGAATGATCCGCAAAACAGGGCCTGAACCCGGCCGATGACCCGGGAGCAACAGAGGCGGGACTGCGGCGGGCCGTGCGCCGCCCCGGCCGCAGGGGCGGGGCGGTCTGCGGCGTAGAGGTGCGGGGCGGTCTGCGGACGGGCACTCCGGGCGACCGCTCGCATACCCAACAGTCTCTGAGATCGGCGCGGGCGGGCGCGGGGCCGAGGCGGGCCGCCGGTGCGGGGCCGGCGTGAGGCGGCGGCCTTGAGGCCCGTTGGCGAGGAGAGGTCCCCTAGCAGCGGCCGAGGAAGCGGACCCAGGGGCGGCCGCCGGGGCCGGCGGGGGCGAGTTCGGCGCGCACCCCGTACACGGCGGCGATGGACTCCTCGGTCAGCACCTGGGCGGGGGTGCCGGCGGCGACCGGGCGCCCCCGGTCCAGCAGCAGGATCCGGTCGCAGTACATCGCGGCGAGGTTGAGGTCGTGCAGCGCCACGACCGCGGTCACCGGCAGCCGCGCGACCAGGTCGAGCAGGTCCAGCTGGTGGCCGATGTCGAGGTGGTTAGTGGGCTCGTCGAGCAGCAGCTCGCGGGGCTCCTGGGCCAGGGCGCGGGCGATCTGGGCGCGCTGGCGCTCGCCCCCGGACAGGGTGTGCCAGCGCCGCCCCGCCATGCCGGCCATCCCGACCCGCTCCAGGGCCGAGCGGACCGCCGCGTCGTCCTGCGCCGACGGCCCCGACCAGGGCCTGCGGTGCGGGATCCGGCCCAGCCCGACCACGTCGGCGACGGTCAGGTCGGTCTCGGTCTCGGCGTTCTGCTCGACCACCGCCACCCGGCGCGCCACCGCCCGGCGCGCCGCCCCGGCGATCGGCTCGCCGTCCAGCAGCACCGCCCCCGAGGCGGTCTCCCGCACCCCCGACAGCAGCCGGAGCAGCGAGGACTTGCCCGACCCGTTGGGGCCGAGCAGGCCGACGGTGGACAGCGGCTCGGGCTCCAGGTCGACCCCGTCGACCACCAGGCGGCCGCCCGCGCGCCAGGAGACGTTCTGCGCGGTGAGCGTCATCGGGCCCCTCTCGTGCGGACCAGGATGTAGACGAAGACCGGCACCCCGATGAGCGAGGTCATCACGCCGATCGGCAGTTCCTGCGGGTCGAAGGCGAGGCGGGCGGCTGCGTCCACCCACACCAGCAGCACCGCGCCGGCGACCGCGGACACCGGCAGCAGCCGCCGGTGCCCCGGCCCGGTGAGCACGCGCACCGCGTGCGGCAGCACCAGGCCGACGAAGCCGATCGCCCCGGCCGAGCTCACCAGCACCGCGGTGAGCATCCCGGTCGCCGTCAGGAGCAGCAGCCGGGTGCGGGCGACGGACACTCCCAGCGCGGCGGCGGCCTCGTCGCCGAAGGCGAACGCGTCCAGGGAGGAGGCGGAAGCGGTGCACACCGCCAGTGCGGCCGCCACCGCGGCGGCGCTCAGCAGCACGTCGGACCAGTCGGCGCCGCTGAGCGAGCCCATCAGCCAGAACAGCACGCCGCGGGTCTGCTCGGCGCTGGCGGAGGTGAACACCGCCAGCGAGGTCAGCGCGGAGAACAGCTGCATCACCGCGACCCCGGAGAGCACGACCTTGGCGGTGGTGCCGCCGGAGAGCCGGCTGAGCAGCAGCACCACCGCGAACGCGGCGCACGCCCCGGCGAAGGCGCCGGCGGGCAGGGTGAGCAGGCCGCCGCCCAGGCCCAGCACCACCACCAGCACCGCACCGGTGGAGGCGCCGGAGGACACCCCCAGCACGAACGGGTCGGCCAGCGGGTTGCGGAGCAGGGACTGCAGCACCGCGCCGCACACCGCCAGCCCGGCGCCGCAGGCGGCGGCGAGCAGGGCGCGCGGCAGCCGCGACTCCCAGATGATGGCCTCGCGCAGCGGCGGCATCCCGGAGTCGCCGCCGGTGGCGCGGGCGGCGACGACCCGCCACACCTCGGCGGCGGAGATGCCGGCCGGCCCGACGGCGACGGCCGCGGCGACGGAGAGCGCGAGCAGCGCCAGTCCGGCCGCCAGGGCGGCCGGCACCGGGCCGCGGCGCGTCGTGGACGCCTCGGGCACCGGCTACCCCGCCTCCTCTTCGAGGGCCGCGGCGACCTGCTCGATGCCCTCGACGGTGCGGATGCCCGGGTTGAGCGCCTGGCCGCTGACGATGATGTAGTTCTGCTGCTCGACCGCCTTCATGTGCCGGGTGACCGGGTCGCTCTCCAGGAAGGCGATCTTGTCCTCGGCGCTCTCGGCGGTCTGCGCCTCCCGGGTGAGGTCGCCCAGGACGATGTGGTCGGGGTCGCGGTCGGCGACGGCCTCCCAGTTGATCTGCGGCCACTCGTCGCGGGTGTCGTCGAAGGCGTTGCGGGCGCCGACCGCCTCGGTGATGATGCCCGGCGCCCCGCAGCACCCGCCCATGTAGGGGGCCTCGGAGTCGGAGAACCAGTACATCAGCACGGTGTCGGAGGCCTCGACTCCCTCGGCGGCCTCCTCGACCCGGGCGCGCAGCTCGGCGGTGAGCTCCTCGCCGCGCTCGGGCACCCCGAAGATCCGCGCCAGGTCGGTGACCTCGGTCAGGATCGTGTCCAGTTCCAGCGGCTCCTCCCGGGTGCCGTCGCCGCCGGTGCCGTTGTCCTTGCCGGTGCAGTCGGCCGGGGACATGTAGGTGGGCACGCCCAGTTCCTCGAAGTCGTCCCGGTCGGCGACGCCGCCGGCGCCCAGGGTGGACACGAAGGAGGCGGAGACGAAGTCGGGTTCGGCCTCCAGGACCCGCTCGTAGGAGGGCAGGTTCTCGGCGAGCCGGGGCACCGCCTCCTCCTCGGCGGCCAGCTCCTCGGGGAGCGGGTCGGTCCACTTGGCGGTGCCGGCGATGCGGTCGGCCAGGCCGAGGGAGAGCAGGATCTCTGTGGAGCCCTGGTCGAGCGAGACGGCCCGCTCGGGCGGGGCGTCGACGACGACCTCGCGCCCGCAGTTGTCGATGGTCACGGGGTGGCCCTCGGCGCCGCCGGCGCCGGTCCCCTCGCCGGGCCGGCCGCCCGGGGATCCGCAGCCGGCGAGCAGGGCCGTGCAGAGCAGCAGGCAGGGGACGGTCAGGGGGCGTGCGTTCACCACGGGGCCTCCGGTGCTTCGGGCCCGGTCGCGGGGCCTTGCGGTCACGTGCCGCCGGGCGCGGGGCGCCCGGGGGTCGGCCAGGTCTTCGGACTCGGGTTCTCCCGGGCAGGGCGCCTTCCCGGGCGTCGCCGCCCAGTGGCATGCCGGCCCTGCCCGTCCCCCTCACCGCTGCGCGCCAGTCCCGGATTCGCACCGGATTCCCTGAACGCCCCGCTCGGGGCGGCCGACGGCGGAAACCGTAGCACCCGGCCGGCGCCCTCCCCTGCGGCGCCCCTCCCCGGACCGGATGGCGCGCCCGGGTCCCGCTCCGGTGCACCGCCCTTCCCGCGGCCCTCCGCCCGCACGGGCCCGACCGGCCCCCGCGCCGTGGCCAAGCCGCCGTCTCCCTACGCCCCTCCGTCCGCGCGGGCCCGCCGGCCCCGGCGCGCCGGACCGGGCGCGGGACCGCTTCCGGAGGGCCCGGCCGGGACGGGATAGCATGCGGTACGGAGCGTCCCGGCCGGAAGGAGGCCCCTGATGCGGGCCAACGAGGTTCCCACCGAGGAGATCCGGCGGGACCCGGCGGCGTTCGCCGACCGGGTGACCGCCGACGGCCGCCTGGACCGGCGGGCCGAGGCCGGCCGGTACCGGCTGGTCGTCAACCGCGCCTGCCCGTGGGCGCACCGGGTGGTCATCACCCGCCGGCTGATGGGGCTGGAGCGGGCCGTCTCGCTGGCGGTGACCGACCCGCGCCAGGAGATCATCGGGGGCGAACCCCACTGGGTGTTCACCGAGGAGACCGGGAGCCCTGGCGGCCTCGACCCGGTGCTGGGCATCCACGCCCTGCGCGAGGCCTACCTGGCGCGCGACCCCGGCTACACCGGCGGGGTGAGCGTGCCCGGCCTGGTCGACGTGGAGAGCGGCCACCTGGTCAGCAACGACTACGACCGGCTCGCCCTGGACATGGCGACCGAGTGGGGCGGCCTGGTCCGCGACGGCGCACC from Nocardiopsis composta encodes:
- a CDS encoding ABC transporter ATP-binding protein gives rise to the protein MTLTAQNVSWRAGGRLVVDGVDLEPEPLSTVGLLGPNGSGKSSLLRLLSGVRETASGAVLLDGEPIAGAARRAVARRVAVVEQNAETETDLTVADVVGLGRIPHRRPWSGPSAQDDAAVRSALERVGMAGMAGRRWHTLSGGERQRAQIARALAQEPRELLLDEPTNHLDIGHQLDLLDLVARLPVTAVVALHDLNLAAMYCDRILLLDRGRPVAAGTPAQVLTEESIAAVYGVRAELAPAGPGGRPWVRFLGRC
- a CDS encoding FecCD family ABC transporter permease, with the protein product MPEASTTRRGPVPAALAAGLALLALSVAAAVAVGPAGISAAEVWRVVAARATGGDSGMPPLREAIIWESRLPRALLAAACGAGLAVCGAVLQSLLRNPLADPFVLGVSSGASTGAVLVVVLGLGGGLLTLPAGAFAGACAAFAVVLLLSRLSGGTTAKVVLSGVAVMQLFSALTSLAVFTSASAEQTRGVLFWLMGSLSGADWSDVLLSAAAVAAALAVCTASASSLDAFAFGDEAAAALGVSVARTRLLLLTATGMLTAVLVSSAGAIGFVGLVLPHAVRVLTGPGHRRLLPVSAVAGAVLLVWVDAAARLAFDPQELPIGVMTSLIGVPVFVYILVRTRGAR
- a CDS encoding ABC transporter permease, which encodes MTGTALPAARRPGPAAWGQMLLAEARMVVRDTSGLIVPIGFPVLLLVMNGVSQDGDQVLPGGATVMNGIIMPLTVTMVAALVGVVNMPSFLCTYRKYGILRRLSVTPARPAMILAAQMAVSLAQVLLGVGLMAAIGALAFDVVAPPALGWALLAGVLLIAAMYGIGTLIAAVAPSVSAGLAIGLAAFFAMLALGGGLGPIANLPEALRAIGERLPYGAGNAALAAAWSGERPETLHLAVLALWGAVTGGLAARFFRWT
- a CDS encoding ABC transporter substrate-binding protein: MNARPLTVPCLLLCTALLAGCGSPGGRPGEGTGAGGAEGHPVTIDNCGREVVVDAPPERAVSLDQGSTEILLSLGLADRIAGTAKWTDPLPEELAAEEEAVPRLAENLPSYERVLEAEPDFVSASFVSTLGAGGVADRDDFEELGVPTYMSPADCTGKDNGTGGDGTREEPLELDTILTEVTDLARIFGVPERGEELTAELRARVEEAAEGVEASDTVLMYWFSDSEAPYMGGCCGAPGIITEAVGARNAFDDTRDEWPQINWEAVADRDPDHIVLGDLTREAQTAESAEDKIAFLESDPVTRHMKAVEQQNYIIVSGQALNPGIRTVEGIEQVAAALEEEAG